One Coffea arabica cultivar ET-39 chromosome 5c, Coffea Arabica ET-39 HiFi, whole genome shotgun sequence DNA window includes the following coding sequences:
- the LOC113690537 gene encoding uncharacterized protein isoform X3, with protein sequence MNEVMTAADASSSLRPYSSPHSIYPSNLPLVSAFLACLVAQFLKIFTHWFKERKWDSRRMLSSGGMPSSHSATVTALAVAIGLQDGAGTSAFAIAVVLACVVMYDATGVRLHAGRQAEASARFTWSHSFPGCCWCFAWMCGSLSPE encoded by the exons ATGAACGAAGTAATGACGGCAGCTGATGCATCCTCCAGCTTACGCCCATACTCATCTCCACACTCCATTTATCCCTCCAATCTCCCCCTTGTCTCCGCTTTCCTCGCTTGTCTTGTTGCCCAATTTCTCAAGATCTTTACCCATTG GTTCAAGGAGAGGAAATGGGATTCGAGAAGGATGCTTAGCTCTGGTGGAATGCCGTCATCACATTCAGCAACTGTTACTGCTCTTGCTGTAGCAATAGGTTTGCAAGATGGAGCGGGAACATCTGCTTTTGCCATTGCGGTCGTTTTGGCATGTGTT gtaATGTATGATGCTACTGGTGTTAGGCTTCATGCCGGTCGGCAGGCTGAA GCCTCTGCGAGATTCACTTGGTCACACTCCTTTCCAG GTTGTTGCTGGTGCTTTGCTTGGATGTGTGGTAGCCTATCTCCTGAGTAG
- the LOC113690537 gene encoding uncharacterized protein isoform X1 codes for MNEVMTAADASSSLRPYSSPHSIYPSNLPLVSAFLACLVAQFLKIFTHWFKERKWDSRRMLSSGGMPSSHSATVTALAVAIGLQDGAGTSAFAIAVVLACVVMYDATGVRLHAGRQAELLNQIVCELPPEHPVANVRPLRDSLGHTPFQVVAGALLGCVVAYLLSSSA; via the exons ATGAACGAAGTAATGACGGCAGCTGATGCATCCTCCAGCTTACGCCCATACTCATCTCCACACTCCATTTATCCCTCCAATCTCCCCCTTGTCTCCGCTTTCCTCGCTTGTCTTGTTGCCCAATTTCTCAAGATCTTTACCCATTG GTTCAAGGAGAGGAAATGGGATTCGAGAAGGATGCTTAGCTCTGGTGGAATGCCGTCATCACATTCAGCAACTGTTACTGCTCTTGCTGTAGCAATAGGTTTGCAAGATGGAGCGGGAACATCTGCTTTTGCCATTGCGGTCGTTTTGGCATGTGTT gtaATGTATGATGCTACTGGTGTTAGGCTTCATGCCGGTCGGCAGGCTGAA TTATTGAATCAGATAGTTTGTGAATTGCCCCCTGAACATCCTGTTGCTAATGTTAGGCCTCTGCGAGATTCACTTGGTCACACTCCTTTCCAG GTTGTTGCTGGTGCTTTGCTTGGATGTGTGGTAGCCTATCTCCTGAGTAGCTCTGCTTAG
- the LOC113689745 gene encoding alpha-1,3-arabinosyltransferase XAT2 isoform X1: protein MVEESKRLVCSPTFLISLLIFHALAYSAIFCQIDEWKAKFSSSDSNLDAKLTNSNNHLGTGRKVAVKDVVPKKDPLKIMLRRLLTGEQRTRFEETGFAHLSELNSDIYISSKEVRFDTNASRIYIYSDQELHKYTAQPYPLKNDEVAMKMVKPVEILHGNVRPPPCGFKHKVPAVVFSSGGFAGNIFHEFNDIIIPVFITSRHFRSKVKFMITDYQLWVLNKFRRVLTKLSHFEFINAAETSKGAIHCFPGAIVGLKYHDNLAINTSDTPGAYSMVEFRDLLRKSFNLKPRDVSQMPGTEKPQLLIVSRTRTRTIVNQGAVVRMMEELGFRVFIPTNDLMSNLDEFSRVIGSSSVMVGVHGAGLTNEIFLPNGAVMIQVLPLELDWVGNAYYGGPATGMGLHYLEYKIEPQESTLYDLYGPDHPVLKDPESIKAQGYRKSRVYYLDQQNVTINLGRFRNTLLEAMRLIGRSTTNPPN, encoded by the exons ATGGTGGAGGAATCCAAACGACTGGTTTGCAGCCCAACTTTCTTAATCTCCTTGCTCATCTTTCACGCTTTGGCCTACTCTGCAATATTTTGCCAGATTGATGAAT GGAAGGCAAAGTTCTCAAGTTCAGACAGCAATCTCGACGCGAAGCTCACAAATTCGAATAACCATCTTGGCACAGGCAGAAAAGTCGCCGTCAAAGATGTCGTACCCAAGAAAGACCCGCTCAAGATTATGCTCAGAAGGCTATTAACAG GAGAACAACGGACTCGATTCGAAGAAACTGGATTTGCTCACCTGTCCGAGTTGAACTCGGACATTTATATTTCTAGCAAAGAAGTGAGGTTCGACACGAATGCTTCCAGGATTTACATATACTCCGATCAGGAATTGCACAAGTACACGGCTCAGCCGTACCCACTTAAAAACGATgaagtggcaatgaaaatggtCAAGCCCGTCGAGATTCTGCACGGTAACGTCCGCCCACCACCTTGTGGTTTCAAACACAAGGTGCCGGCCGTGGTTTTCTCCTCGGGCGGATTTGCTGGGAACATATTCCACGAATTCAACGACATTATCATTCCCGTCTTCATCACGAGCCGGCATTTCAGATCCAAGGTGAAGTTCATGATCACGGATTACCAGCTTTGGGTGCTCAACAAATTCAGGAGGGTTTTAACCAAGCTGTCGCATTTCGAGTTTATAAATGCAGCCGAAACTAGTAAGGGGGCCATTCATTGTTTTCCAGGGGCCATTGTTGGGCTCAAGTATCATGACAACTTGGCAATCAACACCAGCGACACCCCAGGAGCTTATTCCATGGTCGAATTCAGGGATCTGCTTAGAAAATCGTTTAATTTGAAGCCGAGGGATGTGTCCCAGATGCCGGGGACAGAAAAGCCACAATTGCTAATAGTGTCTCGCACGAGAACGAGAACTATAGTGAATCAAGGAGCCGTGGTGAGGATGATGGAGGAGTTGGGTTTTCGCGTGTTCATTCCTACCAATGATCTGATGTcaaatttggatgaattttctCGGGTTATCGGTTCCAGCAGCGTTATGGTTGGAGTGCATGGTGCCGGGCTGACAAATGAAATTTTCCTGCCTAACGGGGCAGTCATGATTCAGGTGCTTCCACTCGAACTCGACTGGGTTGGAAATGCATACTACGGCGGACCGGCAACGGGAATGGGGTTGCATTACTTGGAATACAAGATTGAGCCTCAAGAGAGCACACTTTATGATTTGTATGGACCGGATCATCCCGTGCTTAAAGATCCCGAGTCCATCAAAGCACAGGGTTACAGGAAATCGAGGGTTTATTATTTGGACCAGCAGAATGTGACGATCAATTTGGGAAGATTTAGGAATACCCTTCTTGAAGCAATGAGGCTCATCGGACGCTCCACAACAAACCCTCCAAACTGA
- the LOC113690535 gene encoding ribonuclease 3-like protein 2 isoform X2 translates to MKSSEKYAVTYAYTFQTSSDDDEDMTETVTDMAASVRAVEELLNYKFKNKMLLEEALTHSSYTDSASYQRLEFVGDAALGLAVSNYVFLAYPDLDPGQLSLLRAANISTEKLARVAVRHGLHKYVRHNAAALHDKVRDFATAVGQEDETEVYGGAIKAPKVLADIVESVAAAVYVDCGFDLQALWVKDGKHVDIRHWRKGEKNIASVYVDGQFAASACSDQKENAKLHAARAALRKLSYKASEKIGGDIIGEVNGSTTKIESAKQKLHELCGRKRWPKPNYRIEKEIGPAHDRRFICSVQIEIAEAVLFVTGDEKSRVKEAENSAASLMLLGLQGS, encoded by the exons ATGAAATCATCCGAAAAGTATGCTGTGACGTATGCCTACACCTTCCAGACGTCATCAGACGACGACGAGGACATGACGGAGACCGTTACAGACATGGCAGCATCCGTGAGGGCGGTGGAGGAACTCCTGAATTACAAGTTTAAGAACAAGATGCTTCTAGAAGAAGCTCTGACTCATTCTTCTTACACTGATTCGGCATCTTACCAGCGGCTTGAGTTCGTCGGCGATGCCGCTCTTGGGTTAGCCGTCTCTAACTACGTGTTCCTGGCTTACCCGGACCTTGACCCGGGCCAGCTCTCTCTTCTTCGGGCTGCCAATATTAGCACCGAGAAGTTAGCTCGTGTCGCCGTCAGACATGGCCTTCATAAATATGTTCGTCACAATGCCGCTGCTCTTCACGATAAA GTGAGAGATTTTGCAACAGCGGTAGGGCAGGAGGATGAAACAGAGGTATATGGAGGGGCAATTAAGGCTCCAAAGGTTCTTGCTGACATAGTGGAGTCGGTGGCTGCAGCTGTATATGTAGATTGCGGGTTTGATCTGCAAGCGTTGTGGGTG AAAGATGGAAAGCATGTCGATATAAGACATtggagaaaaggggaaaaaaacatTGCAAGTGTTTATGTTGATGGGCAATTTGCTGCCTCAGCTTGTTCTGATcagaaagaaaatgcaaagcttCATGCAGCTAGGGCTGCTTTGCGGAAGTTATCTTACAAAGCTAGTGAAAAGATTGGTGGAGACATTATAGGTGAAGTCAATGGATCTACTACTAAGATTGAAAGTGCAAAACAAAAACTTCATGAGCTCTGTGGAAGGAAAAGATGGCCAAAACCAAACTACAG AATTGAAAAGGAGATAGGTCCAGCTCATGATAGGCGATTTATATGCTCTGTTCAAATTGAGATTGCCGAGGCTGTGCTTTTTGTGACGGGAGATGAAAAATCAAGAGTGAAGGAGGCAGAGAACTCTGCAGCTTCTCTGATGCTACTAGGTCTGCAAGGCTCTTAA
- the LOC113689745 gene encoding alpha-1,3-arabinosyltransferase XAT2 isoform X2, with protein sequence MLRRLLTGEQRTRFEETGFAHLSELNSDIYISSKEVRFDTNASRIYIYSDQELHKYTAQPYPLKNDEVAMKMVKPVEILHGNVRPPPCGFKHKVPAVVFSSGGFAGNIFHEFNDIIIPVFITSRHFRSKVKFMITDYQLWVLNKFRRVLTKLSHFEFINAAETSKGAIHCFPGAIVGLKYHDNLAINTSDTPGAYSMVEFRDLLRKSFNLKPRDVSQMPGTEKPQLLIVSRTRTRTIVNQGAVVRMMEELGFRVFIPTNDLMSNLDEFSRVIGSSSVMVGVHGAGLTNEIFLPNGAVMIQVLPLELDWVGNAYYGGPATGMGLHYLEYKIEPQESTLYDLYGPDHPVLKDPESIKAQGYRKSRVYYLDQQNVTINLGRFRNTLLEAMRLIGRSTTNPPN encoded by the exons ATGCTCAGAAGGCTATTAACAG GAGAACAACGGACTCGATTCGAAGAAACTGGATTTGCTCACCTGTCCGAGTTGAACTCGGACATTTATATTTCTAGCAAAGAAGTGAGGTTCGACACGAATGCTTCCAGGATTTACATATACTCCGATCAGGAATTGCACAAGTACACGGCTCAGCCGTACCCACTTAAAAACGATgaagtggcaatgaaaatggtCAAGCCCGTCGAGATTCTGCACGGTAACGTCCGCCCACCACCTTGTGGTTTCAAACACAAGGTGCCGGCCGTGGTTTTCTCCTCGGGCGGATTTGCTGGGAACATATTCCACGAATTCAACGACATTATCATTCCCGTCTTCATCACGAGCCGGCATTTCAGATCCAAGGTGAAGTTCATGATCACGGATTACCAGCTTTGGGTGCTCAACAAATTCAGGAGGGTTTTAACCAAGCTGTCGCATTTCGAGTTTATAAATGCAGCCGAAACTAGTAAGGGGGCCATTCATTGTTTTCCAGGGGCCATTGTTGGGCTCAAGTATCATGACAACTTGGCAATCAACACCAGCGACACCCCAGGAGCTTATTCCATGGTCGAATTCAGGGATCTGCTTAGAAAATCGTTTAATTTGAAGCCGAGGGATGTGTCCCAGATGCCGGGGACAGAAAAGCCACAATTGCTAATAGTGTCTCGCACGAGAACGAGAACTATAGTGAATCAAGGAGCCGTGGTGAGGATGATGGAGGAGTTGGGTTTTCGCGTGTTCATTCCTACCAATGATCTGATGTcaaatttggatgaattttctCGGGTTATCGGTTCCAGCAGCGTTATGGTTGGAGTGCATGGTGCCGGGCTGACAAATGAAATTTTCCTGCCTAACGGGGCAGTCATGATTCAGGTGCTTCCACTCGAACTCGACTGGGTTGGAAATGCATACTACGGCGGACCGGCAACGGGAATGGGGTTGCATTACTTGGAATACAAGATTGAGCCTCAAGAGAGCACACTTTATGATTTGTATGGACCGGATCATCCCGTGCTTAAAGATCCCGAGTCCATCAAAGCACAGGGTTACAGGAAATCGAGGGTTTATTATTTGGACCAGCAGAATGTGACGATCAATTTGGGAAGATTTAGGAATACCCTTCTTGAAGCAATGAGGCTCATCGGACGCTCCACAACAAACCCTCCAAACTGA
- the LOC113690537 gene encoding uncharacterized protein isoform X2, producing the protein MNEVMTAADASSSLRPYSSPHSIYPSNLPLVSAFLACLVAQFLKIFTHWFKERKWDSRRMLSSGGMPSSHSATVTALAVAIGLQDGAGTSAFAIAVVLACVVMYDATGVRLHAGRQAELLNQIVCELPPEHPVANVRPLRDSLGHTPFQ; encoded by the exons ATGAACGAAGTAATGACGGCAGCTGATGCATCCTCCAGCTTACGCCCATACTCATCTCCACACTCCATTTATCCCTCCAATCTCCCCCTTGTCTCCGCTTTCCTCGCTTGTCTTGTTGCCCAATTTCTCAAGATCTTTACCCATTG GTTCAAGGAGAGGAAATGGGATTCGAGAAGGATGCTTAGCTCTGGTGGAATGCCGTCATCACATTCAGCAACTGTTACTGCTCTTGCTGTAGCAATAGGTTTGCAAGATGGAGCGGGAACATCTGCTTTTGCCATTGCGGTCGTTTTGGCATGTGTT gtaATGTATGATGCTACTGGTGTTAGGCTTCATGCCGGTCGGCAGGCTGAA TTATTGAATCAGATAGTTTGTGAATTGCCCCCTGAACATCCTGTTGCTAATGTTAGGCCTCTGCGAGATTCACTTGGTCACACTCCTTTCCAG TGA
- the LOC113690535 gene encoding ribonuclease 3-like protein 2 isoform X1: MKSSEKYAVTYAYTFQTSSDDDEDMTETVTDMAASVRAVEELLNYKFKNKMLLEEALTHSSYTDSASYQRLEFVGDAALGLAVSNYVFLAYPDLDPGQLSLLRAANISTEKLARVAVRHGLHKYVRHNAAALHDKVRDFATAVGQEDETEVYGGAIKAPKVLADIVESVAAAVYVDCGFDLQALWVIFRGLLEPIVTPDVLQHQPQPVTLLFELCQKDGKHVDIRHWRKGEKNIASVYVDGQFAASACSDQKENAKLHAARAALRKLSYKASEKIGGDIIGEVNGSTTKIESAKQKLHELCGRKRWPKPNYRIEKEIGPAHDRRFICSVQIEIAEAVLFVTGDEKSRVKEAENSAASLMLLGLQGS, from the exons ATGAAATCATCCGAAAAGTATGCTGTGACGTATGCCTACACCTTCCAGACGTCATCAGACGACGACGAGGACATGACGGAGACCGTTACAGACATGGCAGCATCCGTGAGGGCGGTGGAGGAACTCCTGAATTACAAGTTTAAGAACAAGATGCTTCTAGAAGAAGCTCTGACTCATTCTTCTTACACTGATTCGGCATCTTACCAGCGGCTTGAGTTCGTCGGCGATGCCGCTCTTGGGTTAGCCGTCTCTAACTACGTGTTCCTGGCTTACCCGGACCTTGACCCGGGCCAGCTCTCTCTTCTTCGGGCTGCCAATATTAGCACCGAGAAGTTAGCTCGTGTCGCCGTCAGACATGGCCTTCATAAATATGTTCGTCACAATGCCGCTGCTCTTCACGATAAA GTGAGAGATTTTGCAACAGCGGTAGGGCAGGAGGATGAAACAGAGGTATATGGAGGGGCAATTAAGGCTCCAAAGGTTCTTGCTGACATAGTGGAGTCGGTGGCTGCAGCTGTATATGTAGATTGCGGGTTTGATCTGCAAGCGTTGTGGGTG ATATTTAGGGGCTTATTGGAGCCAATTGTCACACCTGATGTACTACAACATCAGCCTCAACCAGTAACATTGCTATTCGAATTGTGCCAGAAAGATGGAAAGCATGTCGATATAAGACATtggagaaaaggggaaaaaaacatTGCAAGTGTTTATGTTGATGGGCAATTTGCTGCCTCAGCTTGTTCTGATcagaaagaaaatgcaaagcttCATGCAGCTAGGGCTGCTTTGCGGAAGTTATCTTACAAAGCTAGTGAAAAGATTGGTGGAGACATTATAGGTGAAGTCAATGGATCTACTACTAAGATTGAAAGTGCAAAACAAAAACTTCATGAGCTCTGTGGAAGGAAAAGATGGCCAAAACCAAACTACAG AATTGAAAAGGAGATAGGTCCAGCTCATGATAGGCGATTTATATGCTCTGTTCAAATTGAGATTGCCGAGGCTGTGCTTTTTGTGACGGGAGATGAAAAATCAAGAGTGAAGGAGGCAGAGAACTCTGCAGCTTCTCTGATGCTACTAGGTCTGCAAGGCTCTTAA